The following proteins come from a genomic window of Hymenobacter canadensis:
- a CDS encoding site-2 protease family protein, which yields MLTLLTTTLAGAEWMTGKFTFEGPGLTAAEIRQGLWFSVPFLGVLTVHEFGHYFTARHHRVRATLPYYIPFFTGMFSTIGTFGAVIRVKDRIFSRKEFFDIGLAGPLVGFLLAVPVLIYGFTHLPPPEYIFQIHPQYARYGADYALYVYGDGQGITLAKPLLYQGLEYLFADPTRLPHPNELTHYPVLLAGALALFFTALNLLPIGQLDGGHILYGLLGFRRFNRLSGVLFVGFVFYAGLGLFSLRTSGQTWLYWGAPYFAYLFVVLRPVVPRLWQALLLAVGMGAVQLACTVAVPGILGNPGWLVFGLMLSRLMGVFHPPAPDETPLSGGRKVLGWLMLVIFVLCFTPSPFEFI from the coding sequence GTGCTCACGCTGCTGACCACCACGCTGGCCGGCGCCGAATGGATGACCGGCAAGTTCACCTTTGAAGGCCCGGGCCTGACGGCCGCCGAAATCCGGCAGGGCCTGTGGTTTTCGGTGCCTTTTCTGGGGGTGCTGACCGTGCACGAGTTTGGGCACTACTTCACCGCCCGGCACCACCGAGTGCGGGCCACGCTGCCCTATTACATTCCGTTTTTCACGGGCATGTTCAGCACCATCGGCACGTTCGGGGCCGTCATTCGGGTCAAGGACCGGATATTTTCGCGCAAGGAGTTTTTCGATATCGGGCTGGCCGGGCCGCTGGTGGGATTTCTGCTGGCGGTGCCGGTGCTGATTTACGGCTTCACGCACCTGCCGCCGCCCGAGTACATCTTCCAGATTCATCCGCAATATGCCCGCTACGGCGCCGACTACGCCCTCTATGTGTATGGCGACGGGCAGGGCATCACGCTGGCCAAGCCTCTGCTGTACCAGGGCCTCGAATACCTGTTTGCTGACCCCACCCGGCTGCCGCATCCTAACGAATTGACGCACTATCCGGTGCTGCTGGCCGGGGCGCTGGCGCTGTTCTTCACGGCCCTCAACCTGCTGCCCATCGGCCAGCTAGATGGCGGGCACATCCTGTACGGTTTGCTGGGTTTCCGGCGCTTCAACCGGCTGTCGGGGGTGCTGTTTGTGGGGTTTGTGTTTTATGCCGGCCTAGGGCTGTTTTCGTTGCGTACTTCCGGCCAGACGTGGCTTTACTGGGGCGCGCCGTATTTTGCCTACCTGTTTGTGGTGCTGCGGCCGGTGGTGCCGCGGCTCTGGCAGGCGCTGCTGCTGGCGGTAGGCATGGGGGCGGTGCAGCTGGCCTGCACGGTGGCGGTGCCGGGCATCCTGGGCAACCCCGGCTGGCTGGTATTCGGGCTGATGTTGAGCCGCTTGATGGGCGTGTTTCATCCGCCAGCGCCCGACGAAACGCCGCTTTCCGGCGGGCGCAAGGTGCTGGGCTGGCTGATGCTGGTTATTTTTGTCTTGTGTTTTACGCCCAGCCCGTTCGAATTTATCTGA
- the rfbF gene encoding glucose-1-phosphate cytidylyltransferase produces the protein MKAVILAGGYGTRISEESGVRPKPMVEIGGKPILWHIMKIYAHHGIHDFVICCGYKGHMIKQYFSDYFLHNADVTFRMDRNEMQVHRNNTEPWNVTLVDTGQETMTGGRLRRVREYLDDSTFCLTYGDGVGDVDISAAVRYHQQQGVQATLTAVRQPGRFGVFNLQDSAERIESFTEKPEGGETPWINGGFFVLEPSVLDYIDDDDTVWEKAPLERLARENSLAAFRHTGFWQPMDTLRDRNMLEELWQKNQAKWKVWDKVAQPLSTPDPVLAEIMASPVQAPQGQRVAAATIMPAS, from the coding sequence ATGAAAGCGGTAATTCTGGCGGGGGGCTATGGCACCCGCATCAGCGAAGAAAGCGGGGTGCGCCCGAAACCAATGGTGGAAATAGGGGGCAAGCCTATCTTGTGGCACATCATGAAGATCTACGCCCACCACGGCATTCACGACTTTGTGATCTGCTGCGGCTATAAGGGTCACATGATCAAGCAGTACTTCTCCGATTACTTCCTGCACAATGCCGACGTGACGTTCCGGATGGACCGCAACGAAATGCAGGTGCACCGCAACAACACCGAGCCCTGGAACGTGACGCTGGTAGACACCGGCCAGGAAACCATGACCGGCGGCCGCCTGCGCCGGGTGCGCGAGTACCTCGACGACAGCACCTTCTGCCTTACCTACGGCGACGGGGTAGGGGATGTGGACATCAGCGCGGCCGTGCGCTACCACCAGCAGCAGGGCGTGCAGGCTACCCTCACGGCCGTCCGGCAGCCCGGCCGCTTTGGCGTGTTCAACCTGCAAGACAGCGCCGAGCGGATCGAGAGCTTCACAGAAAAGCCCGAAGGTGGCGAAACCCCGTGGATCAATGGCGGCTTCTTCGTGCTTGAGCCCAGTGTCCTCGACTACATCGACGACGACGATACTGTATGGGAAAAGGCGCCGCTGGAGCGCCTGGCCCGCGAAAATAGCCTGGCGGCCTTCCGCCACACGGGCTTCTGGCAGCCCATGGATACCCTCCGCGACCGGAATATGCTGGAAGAGCTCTGGCAGAAAAACCAGGCTAAATGGAAGGTCTGGGACAAGGTCGCTCAGCCACTTTCAACCCCTGACCCCGTGCTGGCCGAGATTATGGCCTCCCCGGTACAGGCCCCGCAGGGCCAGCGCGTGGCCGCCGCCACCATCATGCCCGCCAGCTAA
- a CDS encoding undecaprenyl-phosphate glucose phosphotransferase, protein MERYRHYTDASRVTLLLVDVLLIFGAFRLAGRITLGHWSFGGYYPFFFIIFGLLWWILSGQYANIYRVDRLITYPEKLLHLMRTFLLHAALVLLAVAAKGQDWPPVEYLFSVYSLSMVGVVSGRFLLTFLYRSYHKHFARANSRFVIIGAGDSGQELYRFLASHDPIGTEFLGFFSDEALPTEFQPMVRGRLADLKAFCLREQINDIYFALPLDRHQLIEDLSRFADDHFLSFRIVPDFRGTMRKDVNVYFYDHLPILTIRHEPLGMRTNQVVKRVFDIAFSGLVICTIFPVIMPVLALLIKLDSPGPVFFRQMRPGKRNHLFPCYKLRTMQASHGRPELQATKHDVRVTRIGQYLRKYNLDELPQFFNVLLGHMSVVGPRPNMVSQLEEYSKHIRTYHMRHAVTPGITGYAQVNGYRGETREAGTMEKRVEYDLKYVENWSFGMDMKIIWQTVWNMVRGEKNAY, encoded by the coding sequence ATGGAACGCTACAGACACTACACGGACGCCTCCCGCGTCACTCTGCTGTTAGTTGATGTGCTCCTCATCTTTGGAGCCTTCCGGCTGGCTGGGCGTATCACCTTGGGCCATTGGTCCTTCGGTGGATATTATCCGTTTTTCTTCATCATTTTCGGGCTGCTCTGGTGGATCCTGTCCGGGCAGTACGCCAACATCTACCGGGTCGACCGGCTGATTACGTACCCGGAGAAGCTGCTGCACCTGATGCGGACGTTTTTGCTGCATGCGGCCCTCGTGCTGCTGGCGGTTGCGGCCAAGGGCCAGGACTGGCCGCCGGTGGAGTACCTGTTTTCCGTGTACAGCCTTTCTATGGTGGGGGTGGTATCGGGCCGGTTTCTGCTCACGTTTCTGTACCGCTCCTACCACAAGCATTTTGCGCGGGCTAACAGCCGCTTCGTAATCATCGGGGCCGGCGACAGCGGGCAGGAGCTTTACCGGTTTCTGGCCTCGCACGACCCCATCGGTACGGAGTTCCTGGGCTTTTTCTCCGACGAGGCCCTGCCTACGGAGTTTCAGCCGATGGTGCGCGGCCGCCTGGCCGATCTGAAGGCGTTTTGCCTGCGCGAGCAAATCAACGACATCTACTTCGCCCTGCCGCTCGACCGGCATCAGCTCATCGAAGACCTGTCGCGCTTTGCCGATGACCATTTCCTTTCCTTCCGCATCGTGCCCGATTTCCGCGGCACCATGCGCAAAGACGTCAACGTGTATTTCTACGACCACCTGCCTATTCTCACCATCCGGCACGAGCCGCTGGGCATGCGCACCAATCAGGTGGTGAAGCGGGTGTTTGATATTGCGTTTTCCGGCCTGGTCATCTGCACGATATTCCCGGTGATCATGCCCGTGCTGGCTTTGCTGATCAAGCTGGATTCGCCGGGGCCGGTGTTTTTCCGGCAGATGCGCCCGGGCAAGCGCAACCACTTGTTTCCGTGCTACAAGCTACGCACGATGCAGGCCAGCCATGGCCGCCCCGAGCTGCAGGCCACCAAGCACGACGTGCGCGTGACCCGCATAGGCCAGTATCTGCGCAAGTACAATCTGGACGAGCTGCCGCAGTTTTTCAATGTGCTGCTGGGGCATATGTCGGTGGTTGGGCCGCGGCCTAACATGGTTTCCCAGCTGGAGGAATACAGCAAGCATATCCGCACCTACCACATGCGGCACGCCGTCACGCCCGGTATCACGGGCTACGCCCAGGTGAACGGCTACCGCGGCGAAACCCGCGAGGCCGGGACCATGGAGAAGCGCGTGGAATACGACCTGAAGTACGTGGAAAACTGGTCGTTCGGGATGGATATGAAAATCATCTGGCAGACAGTCTGGAACATGGTGCGGGGCGAAAAAAACGCCTATTGA
- a CDS encoding NAD-dependent epimerase/dehydratase family protein, translating to MNRILITGNMGYVGPGVVQHLRRQFPQAELIGYDMGFFAHCLTGATRLPESRLDRQLFGDVRELPAELLQGVDAIVHLAAISNDPMGQTYEDVTMQVNHEAGIRLARRAKAAGVRAFVFASSCSIYGAGGEGAKTETSEVNPLTAYARSKVRSEQDLRPLADDDFCVTCLRFATACGWSDRLRLDLVVNDFVAGAVASGTISILSDGTPWRPLIHVQDMARAIEWAIGREASHGGAFLAINTGADSWNYQVRDLAHAIAESIPGTEVSLNAAAPPDKRSYRVDFGMYRDLAPGHQPRRTLPDTIAELRDGLLAMNFCDASFRTSQLMRLRVLTALRESGELTDELTWALPTVVPAAALLV from the coding sequence ATGAACCGCATCCTCATCACCGGCAATATGGGCTACGTAGGGCCCGGCGTGGTACAGCACCTGCGCCGCCAGTTTCCCCAGGCCGAGCTGATTGGCTACGACATGGGTTTTTTTGCGCACTGCCTGACCGGTGCCACCCGGCTGCCGGAGTCGCGGCTGGACCGCCAGCTGTTTGGTGATGTGCGCGAGCTGCCCGCGGAGCTGCTGCAGGGCGTGGATGCCATTGTGCATTTGGCCGCCATCAGCAACGACCCCATGGGCCAGACCTATGAGGACGTGACCATGCAGGTCAACCACGAGGCCGGCATCCGGCTGGCGCGGCGTGCTAAGGCGGCCGGCGTGCGGGCGTTTGTGTTTGCCAGCTCCTGCAGCATCTATGGGGCGGGGGGCGAGGGCGCTAAAACCGAAACCTCCGAAGTAAACCCGCTGACTGCTTACGCTCGCTCCAAGGTGCGCAGCGAGCAGGACCTGCGCCCGCTGGCCGATGACGACTTCTGCGTCACCTGCCTGCGGTTTGCCACAGCCTGCGGCTGGAGCGACCGGCTGCGCCTGGACCTGGTGGTCAACGATTTCGTGGCCGGTGCCGTGGCTTCGGGCACCATCAGCATCCTCAGCGACGGTACGCCCTGGCGCCCCCTGATTCATGTGCAGGATATGGCCCGGGCCATCGAGTGGGCCATCGGCCGCGAGGCCAGCCACGGCGGCGCCTTTCTGGCCATCAATACCGGAGCCGACAGCTGGAACTACCAAGTTCGCGACCTGGCGCACGCCATTGCCGAGAGCATTCCGGGCACCGAAGTGAGCCTAAACGCCGCTGCGCCGCCCGACAAACGCTCCTACCGCGTCGATTTTGGCATGTACCGCGACCTGGCCCCCGGCCACCAGCCCCGCCGGACGCTGCCCGATACTATTGCCGAGCTCCGCGACGGCCTGCTGGCCATGAACTTCTGCGACGCCAGCTTCCGCACGTCGCAGCTGATGCGCCTGCGGGTGCTCACGGCCCTGCGCGAGTCCGGCGAGCTGACCGATGAACTCACCTGGGCGCTACCGACGGTAGTGCCGGCTGCCGCTCTACTGGTCTGA
- a CDS encoding NAD(P)H-dependent oxidoreductase: protein MLIIDKALEKRQRDGNPIRVGMIGAGFMARGVARQICRYVPGMELVAIANRTPDRARAIYAEAGVPEVREVASVAQLEACIALGQPAITDDALLLSRAAGIDAIIEVTGAVEHGAQVVLEAIRHGKHIILLNAELDGTVGPILKVYADRAGVIYSVSDGDQPGVTLNLARFVKGLGVTPVLCGNIKGLHDPYRNPTTQEGFARQWGQNPSMVTSFADGSKISFEQAVIANALDMRVAQRGMLGPTVEPGTPISKAAEWYPQELLLNGGPGLVDYVVGAEPGPGVFVLGTIDDAVQQHYLKLYKLGPGPLYCFYTPYHLCHFETPTTVARAVLFQDATLAPAGPMRVEVVTAAKVALFAGQTLDGIGHYHTYGLAENADITERDNLLPIGVAEGCVLRHDIQRDQVLTYDDVLLPEGRLIDKLRAEQAAHFAGATSQPASQLMPSILQ from the coding sequence ATGCTGATCATTGATAAAGCCCTGGAAAAGCGGCAGCGCGACGGCAACCCGATTCGGGTGGGCATGATTGGGGCCGGCTTTATGGCGCGGGGCGTGGCCCGGCAGATCTGCCGCTACGTGCCCGGCATGGAGCTCGTGGCCATTGCTAACCGCACGCCCGACCGCGCCCGCGCCATCTATGCCGAAGCCGGCGTGCCGGAGGTGCGCGAAGTGGCATCGGTGGCGCAGCTGGAAGCCTGCATTGCGCTGGGCCAGCCCGCCATCACCGACGATGCGCTGCTGCTGAGCCGGGCGGCCGGCATCGACGCCATTATTGAGGTGACGGGGGCCGTGGAGCATGGCGCGCAGGTAGTGCTGGAGGCCATCCGGCACGGCAAGCACATCATCCTGCTCAATGCCGAGCTCGATGGCACCGTGGGGCCAATCCTAAAGGTGTATGCCGACCGGGCCGGGGTAATTTACTCTGTGTCGGACGGCGACCAGCCGGGCGTGACGCTCAACCTAGCCCGCTTCGTGAAGGGCCTGGGTGTGACGCCGGTGCTGTGCGGCAACATCAAAGGCCTGCACGACCCGTACCGCAACCCCACCACCCAGGAGGGCTTTGCGCGGCAGTGGGGCCAGAACCCCAGCATGGTCACGAGCTTCGCTGACGGTAGCAAAATCAGCTTCGAGCAGGCCGTTATTGCCAATGCGCTGGACATGCGCGTGGCGCAACGTGGCATGCTGGGGCCCACCGTGGAGCCCGGTACGCCCATCAGCAAGGCCGCCGAGTGGTACCCGCAGGAGCTGCTGCTGAACGGTGGCCCCGGCCTCGTCGATTATGTGGTGGGGGCCGAGCCCGGGCCGGGCGTATTCGTGCTGGGCACCATCGACGATGCCGTGCAGCAGCACTACCTCAAGCTCTACAAGCTGGGGCCGGGCCCGCTCTACTGCTTCTACACGCCCTACCATTTGTGCCACTTCGAAACGCCCACCACGGTGGCCCGCGCCGTGCTGTTTCAGGATGCCACCCTGGCCCCGGCCGGCCCCATGCGGGTAGAAGTGGTGACGGCCGCCAAAGTAGCCCTATTTGCGGGCCAGACGCTCGACGGCATCGGGCACTACCACACCTATGGCCTGGCTGAAAACGCCGACATCACCGAGCGCGACAACCTGTTGCCCATCGGGGTGGCCGAAGGCTGCGTGCTGCGCCACGACATCCAGCGCGACCAAGTGCTGACCTACGACGATGTGCTGCTGCCGGAAGGCCGCCTCATCGATAAGCTGCGAGCCGAGCAGGCCGCCCATTTTGCGGGGGCCACAAGCCAGCCGGCCAGCCAATTAATGCCATCAATACTACAGTAG
- a CDS encoding WecB/TagA/CpsF family glycosyltransferase, producing the protein MLPKRYVLDACISTGTPSHFVDAILQLGAARCSAYVCFANVHMVVEAQRDPAFRQVLNQAAIAAPDGSPVAAAVGWFNTGQHQGRIAGMDLLPALLTEAARRRQSVYFYGTTPPVLEAMVARARHELPDLRIVGTCAPPFRPLTSEEDEAETAAINAADPDLLFVALGCPKQENWMAAHRGRIRACMLGVGQAFPVYAGLERRLPPWARRLWLEWAYRFWLEPRRLWRRYLLTNSRFLYLVTRRMVALSVGRPTPAVCSE; encoded by the coding sequence ATGCTTCCCAAGCGCTACGTCCTCGACGCCTGCATTTCCACGGGCACGCCGTCCCATTTTGTAGATGCCATTCTGCAGCTGGGAGCCGCCCGGTGCTCGGCCTATGTGTGTTTTGCCAACGTGCATATGGTGGTAGAAGCGCAGCGCGACCCGGCTTTCCGGCAAGTACTTAACCAGGCCGCCATTGCCGCGCCCGACGGCAGCCCGGTAGCCGCCGCGGTGGGCTGGTTCAACACCGGCCAGCACCAGGGCCGCATTGCAGGCATGGATTTGCTGCCGGCCCTGCTTACGGAGGCGGCCCGGCGCCGGCAGTCGGTGTACTTTTATGGTACTACGCCGCCGGTATTGGAAGCCATGGTGGCGCGGGCCCGGCACGAGCTGCCCGACCTACGCATCGTGGGAACCTGCGCGCCTCCCTTCCGGCCGCTCACGTCCGAAGAAGACGAGGCGGAAACTGCTGCCATCAACGCCGCCGACCCCGATTTGCTGTTTGTGGCGCTGGGCTGCCCGAAGCAGGAAAACTGGATGGCTGCCCACCGTGGCCGAATCCGGGCGTGCATGCTGGGCGTGGGGCAGGCTTTTCCGGTATATGCGGGCCTGGAGCGCCGTTTGCCCCCGTGGGCCCGGCGCCTGTGGCTGGAATGGGCGTATCGTTTCTGGCTGGAGCCCCGGCGCCTGTGGCGGCGGTATTTGCTCACCAACTCCCGCTTCCTGTACCTGGTAACCCGCCGCATGGTGGCCCTGAGCGTGGGCCGGCCCACGCCCGCTGTCTGCAGCGAGTAA
- a CDS encoding phosphoglycerate kinase, with protein MQTLDQYNFAGKRAVVRVDFNVPLDKSFAITDDTRIRAATPTIKKILADGGSVVLLSHLGRPKGGPEDKFSLKHIVARLSQEYGTEVQFATDALQAQAQADALQPGQILLVENVRFYAEEEKGEAGFAEKLAPLGNVYVNDAFGAAHRKHASTAVMASHFAPADRVAGYLLQSELDNAQKVLEHAERPFTAIMGGAKISDKIQLIEKLLDKVDNLLIGGGMAYTFAKAQGGQIGSSLLEADKMDLALRLIEQAKAKGVNLVLPTDSLIADKFANDAQIKEAANSEIPEGWMGLDLGPESSKAFAEVVRNSKTILWNGPMGVFEMPSFAKGTQAVAQAIAEATEAGAFSLIGGGDSAAAVNQMGFSDKVSYISTGGGALLEYMEGKELPGVAALEGR; from the coding sequence ATGCAAACCCTCGATCAGTACAACTTCGCCGGCAAGCGCGCCGTGGTGCGCGTAGATTTCAACGTGCCGCTCGACAAGAGCTTCGCCATCACCGACGATACCCGCATTCGGGCGGCCACGCCGACTATCAAGAAAATTCTGGCCGATGGCGGCTCGGTGGTGCTGCTCTCGCACCTGGGCCGACCCAAAGGCGGCCCCGAAGACAAGTTTTCGTTGAAGCACATTGTGGCCCGCCTGAGCCAGGAGTACGGCACCGAAGTACAGTTTGCTACCGATGCGCTGCAGGCCCAAGCCCAGGCCGACGCGTTGCAGCCCGGCCAGATTCTGCTGGTGGAAAACGTGCGTTTCTATGCTGAGGAAGAGAAAGGCGAAGCTGGCTTTGCTGAGAAGCTGGCTCCGCTAGGTAATGTATATGTGAACGATGCCTTCGGAGCCGCGCACCGCAAGCACGCCTCCACGGCCGTGATGGCCAGTCACTTCGCCCCCGCTGACCGCGTGGCCGGCTACCTGCTGCAGAGTGAGCTCGACAACGCCCAGAAAGTGCTGGAGCACGCCGAGCGCCCGTTCACGGCCATTATGGGCGGCGCCAAGATTTCGGATAAGATCCAGCTGATTGAGAAGCTGCTCGATAAGGTCGATAACCTGCTCATCGGCGGCGGTATGGCCTACACGTTTGCCAAAGCGCAGGGCGGCCAGATCGGCAGCTCGCTGCTGGAAGCCGACAAGATGGACCTGGCCCTGCGCCTTATCGAGCAGGCCAAGGCCAAAGGCGTAAACCTGGTGCTGCCCACCGACAGCCTCATTGCCGACAAATTCGCCAACGACGCCCAGATCAAAGAGGCCGCCAACAGCGAAATTCCGGAGGGCTGGATGGGCCTCGATCTGGGCCCGGAGTCCAGCAAGGCTTTTGCCGAAGTGGTGCGTAATTCCAAGACCATCCTCTGGAACGGCCCGATGGGCGTGTTCGAGATGCCCAGCTTCGCCAAAGGCACCCAGGCCGTGGCCCAGGCCATTGCCGAGGCCACCGAAGCCGGCGCCTTCAGCCTCATCGGCGGCGGCGACTCGGCGGCGGCCGTCAACCAGATGGGCTTCTCTGATAAGGTGAGCTACATCAGCACCGGCGGCGGTGCTCTGCTGGAGTACATGGAAGGCAAAGAGCTGCCTGGCGTGGCGGCGCTGGAAGGCCGGTAA
- a CDS encoding HAD family hydrolase, giving the protein MPHQLPNLLFDFGGVIINIDYQRTLTAMSRLHRHGSTIAFTQAAQSELFDQMETGRLTPAQFRDGLRATYELEATDEELDAAWNAMLLDVPAERLALIAELRTQGHQTALLSNTNQIHIDQINRVLRAQYDFEHGIADCLDQVFYSQKVGLRKPGEEIFRHALQQMNWKAEETLFIEDSFQHIETAQRLGMHTLFLAPPLTLSDALPAALSAFSNRKPSAAPPLS; this is encoded by the coding sequence ATGCCACACCAACTGCCCAACCTGCTCTTCGATTTTGGAGGCGTTATAATCAACATTGACTATCAGCGTACCCTGACCGCCATGAGCCGCCTGCACCGGCACGGCAGCACCATTGCGTTTACGCAGGCAGCGCAGTCGGAGCTGTTCGACCAGATGGAAACGGGCCGCCTGACCCCGGCGCAGTTCCGGGACGGCCTGCGCGCCACCTATGAGCTGGAGGCCACCGATGAGGAGCTGGACGCTGCCTGGAACGCTATGCTGCTGGATGTGCCGGCCGAGCGGCTGGCCCTGATTGCGGAGCTGCGGACCCAAGGCCACCAGACGGCGCTGCTGTCCAATACCAACCAGATTCACATCGACCAGATAAATCGGGTGCTTCGCGCACAATACGACTTTGAGCACGGTATTGCCGACTGCCTTGACCAAGTGTTCTACTCGCAGAAGGTGGGCTTGCGCAAGCCGGGCGAGGAAATTTTCCGGCACGCGCTGCAGCAGATGAACTGGAAAGCCGAGGAAACTCTTTTCATTGAGGACAGTTTTCAACACATCGAAACGGCCCAACGGCTGGGCATGCACACGCTGTTCCTAGCCCCGCCCCTCACTCTCTCCGACGCCCTACCCGCTGCCCTTAGTGCCTTCTCCAACCGAAAACCGTCCGCCGCTCCTCCCCTTTCCTGA
- the rfbC gene encoding dTDP-4-dehydrorhamnose 3,5-epimerase, producing MIFTETELPGAFIIDVERMSDERGFFARSWCEDEFAAHGILMPPLQANVSSNPQRGTLRGMHYQLPPHEETKLVRCTRGAIYDVIVDLREESPTYGKWLGVELTADSFRMLFVPGRFAHGFITLTDNTDVGYQVSAKYAPGAERGLRWNDSAIGIQWPIPPTLVSEKDQHHPDFQLRVAEEVELSKN from the coding sequence ATGATTTTCACTGAAACTGAATTGCCCGGCGCCTTCATCATTGATGTGGAGCGTATGTCCGACGAGCGGGGCTTTTTTGCGCGCTCCTGGTGCGAGGATGAGTTTGCGGCGCACGGCATCCTGATGCCGCCGCTGCAGGCCAACGTCTCGTCGAACCCCCAGCGCGGTACCCTGCGCGGCATGCACTACCAGCTGCCGCCGCACGAGGAAACCAAGCTGGTACGCTGCACCCGCGGCGCCATCTACGACGTGATAGTGGACCTGCGCGAAGAGTCGCCGACCTACGGCAAGTGGCTAGGCGTGGAGCTGACCGCCGACTCGTTTCGGATGCTGTTCGTGCCGGGCCGCTTTGCCCACGGCTTCATCACGCTCACCGACAACACCGATGTAGGCTACCAGGTGTCGGCCAAATATGCGCCGGGGGCCGAGCGGGGTCTGCGCTGGAACGACTCTGCCATCGGGATTCAGTGGCCAATACCGCCCACCCTGGTATCAGAAAAAGACCAGCATCACCCGGACTTTCAGCTGAGAGTGGCAGAGGAGGTTGAGTTAAGTAAAAATTAA
- a CDS encoding class I SAM-dependent methyltransferase has product MMTKLSAYPTAEAVPAALYPADSVMLGEPVAQATSPVEPPASPCRFCGTPLDTTFVNLGTSPLCQHHVRPHEFNRAEAFYPLHARVCRECFLVQLDEFVTSEQIFQNDYAYFSSYSASWLRHASLYTDMAASRFALREDSLVVEVASNDGYLLQYFVAKGIPVLGVEPAHNVAEVARAKGINTLGKFFGRETAAYVAATAGQADLLLGNNVLAHVPDINDFVAGMQVLLKPDGVITMEFPHLLRLMDGNQFDTIYHEHFSYLSFYTVERIFAHHGLTLFDVEELTTHGGSLRIFARHESSGAWPVTERIAELRERELALGITQLAYYADFEENAKETKRKLLEFLIDAKRAGKTVVGYGAPGKGNTLLNYCGIRTDFLDYTVDVSPHKQGNFLPGSRIPICHPDRIFSTRPDYVLLLPWNLREEIMEQMSGIREWGGQFVVPIPEVRVYE; this is encoded by the coding sequence ATGATGACAAAGCTAAGTGCCTATCCAACTGCCGAGGCCGTTCCGGCTGCTCTGTATCCGGCAGATAGTGTTATGCTTGGCGAGCCGGTAGCGCAAGCGACCAGCCCGGTAGAGCCGCCGGCCAGTCCTTGTCGCTTCTGCGGTACTCCGCTCGACACCACCTTTGTCAACCTGGGTACTTCGCCGTTGTGCCAGCACCACGTGCGTCCGCACGAATTCAACCGGGCCGAAGCCTTTTATCCGCTGCATGCCCGGGTTTGCCGCGAATGTTTCCTGGTGCAGCTCGATGAGTTCGTGACCTCTGAGCAAATCTTTCAGAACGATTACGCCTATTTCTCTTCCTACTCGGCCTCGTGGCTGCGCCACGCCAGCCTCTACACCGATATGGCCGCCAGCCGGTTTGCGCTGCGCGAGGACAGTCTGGTGGTGGAAGTGGCCTCTAACGACGGTTACCTGCTGCAGTATTTTGTGGCCAAGGGTATTCCGGTGCTGGGCGTGGAGCCGGCGCACAACGTGGCCGAAGTAGCTCGCGCCAAAGGCATCAACACGCTGGGGAAATTCTTTGGCCGCGAAACGGCCGCTTACGTGGCTGCTACTGCCGGCCAGGCTGACCTGCTGCTGGGCAACAACGTGCTGGCCCACGTGCCCGACATCAACGATTTTGTGGCTGGTATGCAGGTGCTGCTTAAGCCCGATGGCGTCATTACGATGGAGTTTCCCCACCTATTGCGGCTGATGGACGGCAACCAGTTCGATACCATCTACCACGAGCATTTCAGCTACCTGTCGTTTTACACCGTGGAGCGCATCTTCGCGCATCATGGCCTCACGCTGTTCGACGTGGAAGAGCTGACCACGCACGGCGGCTCGCTGCGCATTTTTGCCCGGCACGAGTCGTCAGGGGCGTGGCCCGTAACGGAGCGTATCGCAGAGCTGCGGGAGCGGGAACTGGCGTTGGGCATCACGCAGCTGGCCTACTACGCCGACTTCGAGGAAAACGCCAAGGAAACCAAGCGCAAGCTGCTCGAATTCCTGATTGACGCCAAGCGTGCCGGCAAAACGGTGGTTGGCTACGGGGCGCCCGGCAAAGGCAACACGCTGCTCAACTACTGCGGCATCCGCACCGATTTCCTTGACTATACCGTTGATGTCAGTCCGCACAAGCAAGGCAACTTTCTGCCCGGCAGCCGCATTCCCATCTGCCATCCCGACCGCATCTTCAGTACCCGGCCCGACTACGTGCTGCTGCTGCCCTGGAACCTGCGTGAGGAAATCATGGAGCAGATGAGCGGCATCCGGGAGTGGGGCGGGCAGTTTGTGGTGCCGATTCCGGAAGTGCGGGTCTACGAATAA